In the Diprion similis isolate iyDipSimi1 chromosome 2, iyDipSimi1.1, whole genome shotgun sequence genome, one interval contains:
- the LOC124416229 gene encoding retinol dehydrogenase 11-like has product MPLFSQYCKSKSRLEGKTVVITGANTGIGKETAWNLYRRGARVIMACRDLVKANAALEDVKKTLPSKPDKEEFKGEPGEVVIQKLDLNSLASVRQCAKKILETEPVIHILINNAGVMMCPKGVTEDGYETQLGTNHLGHFLFTLLLLPRIIQSRKDSDPCCRIINVSSLAHRFSTGIKFDDLMSEKSYGAISAYCQSKLANVLFTRELARRLKEVNITGVNTYSLHPGVINSELSRHLDASFFPGVRFLYSLVGFLIKTVEQGAQTTLHCALDEQAANETGLYYRECAAESPSSLAMNEKMAARLWDESVKLVGLPTNDLTELIEKIPIEYAS; this is encoded by the exons atgCCGCTCTTCAGTCAATATTGTAAAAGCAAGTCTCGCTTAGAAGGTAAAACTGTGGTTATAACCGGTGCCAATACTGGTATCGGCAAGGAAACTGCGTGGAATCTATACAGAAGAG GGGCGCGGGTAATCATGGCATGCAGAGATCTTGTCAAAGCCAATGCAGCGCTGGAGGATGTGAAAAAAACCTTACCTTCCAA GCCCGACAAGGAAGAGTTCAAAGGCGAGCCAGGTGAAGTTGTCATTCAAAAACTGGATCTGAACAGTTTAGCCAGTGTGAGGCAGTGTGCgaagaaaatattagaaacCGAGCCGGTTATTCACATCCTCATCAACAATGCTGGGGTTATGATGTGTCCGAAAGGGGTCACGGAAGACGGCTACGAGACTCAGTTGGGCACCAATCATCTCGGTCATTTTCTCTTCACCTTGCTGCTGTTGCCAAGGATCATTCAAAGTCGAAAGGACTCTGATCCTTGTTGCAGGATCATTAATGTTTCGTCTCTGGCTCACAGGT TTTCAACCGGTATCAAATTTGATGACCTGATGTCGGAAAAATCGTACGGTGCCATATCGGCCTACTGCCAGAGCAAGTTGGCCAACGTGCTGTTTACTCGGGAATTAGCTCGCCGACTGAAAG AGGTGAATATCACAGGTGTCAACACTTACTCACTTCATCCCGGAGTCATCAACTCAGAGCTCAGCCGTCACCTTGATGCCTCTTTTTTCCCTGGTGTGAGATTTTTGTACAGTCTAGTGGGCTTCTTGATAAAGACCGTTGAACAGGGCGCTCAAACGACCCTCCATTGCGCCCTCGACGAGCAGGCCGCTAATGAGACGGGCCTTTATTACAG ggAGTGTGCGGCAGAGTCACCTTCATCGTTAGCAATGAACGAGAAAATGGCCGCCAGACTTTGGGACGAGAGTGTAAAGCTTGTCGGTCTCCCCACGAATGATTTAACCGAATTGATCGAGAAAATTCCCATCGAGTATGCCAGCTGA